A stretch of Lathyrus oleraceus cultivar Zhongwan6 chromosome 6, CAAS_Psat_ZW6_1.0, whole genome shotgun sequence DNA encodes these proteins:
- the LOC127096125 gene encoding uncharacterized protein LOC127096125: protein MLFPKFVEEEDIFVSAKQVRQSVRDVFLEDISDLPPEREVEFAIDLVPGMSPMAMAPYRMSASDLSELKKQVEDLIEENFNVSPWGAPVLLVRKKDGFSKLALPLTQLTRKGHAYLWDVKYAKTFQELKKRLTSAPMLILPSPSESFVVSFDASKMGLGGVLMQNGQVVAYASRKLGVHENNCLTHNLEMVFIIIDENGMIRFRDRICVPDVPELKKSILEEGHRSGLSIHLGATKMYQDLKKIFEWSGMKKGGC from the exons ATGTTGTTTCCAAAGTTTGTTGAAGAGGAAGATATATTTGTATCAGCTAAGCAAGTAAGACAGTCTGTAAGGGATG TGTTTCTTGAAGACATTAGTGATTTGCCGCCAGAGCGCGAGGTTGAGTTTGCTATAGATTTGGTACCAGGTATGAGTCCGATGGCAATGGCTCCTTATCGAATGTCGGCTTCAGATTTGAGTGAGCTGAAGAAGCAAGTAGAGGATTTGATTGAAGAGAATTTTAATGTTTCGCCATGGGGTGCGCCAGTGTTGTTAGTCAGgaagaaagatg GCTTTTCTAAGTTGGCCTTGCCGTTAACTCAACTAACTAGGAAGGGCCATGCGTATTTGTGGGATGTGAAATATGCAAAGACTTTTCAAGAGCTTAAGAAGAGGTTGACGTCGGCTCCAATGTTGATTCTGCCAAGTCCAAGTGAATCTTTTGTCGTGTCTTTTGATGCTTCTAAGATGGGTctgggtggtgtgttgatgcagaatggacaagttgtggcttatgcttcGAGAAAACTTggagttcatgaaaataattGTCTTACACAtaatttagagatggttttcATCAT AATCGATGAGAATGGTATGATCAGATTCAGAGATAGGATTTGTGTTCCTGATGTGCctgaacttaagaagagtattcttgaggaaggacacCGAAGTGGTCTAAGCATTCATCTTGGTgctacgaagatgtatcaagatttgaagaagatCTTTGAGTGGTCTGGAATGAAAAAAGGAGGTTGCTAG